The following coding sequences lie in one Methanosarcinales archaeon genomic window:
- a CDS encoding prefoldin subunit beta — protein MSGELPPQVQNQIAQLQQVQQQAQALAKQKNQLEIMIKESDMALDELEKIDNDVPVFKNVGTFLIKADKDKTVEDLKEKKETLDLRLQTIKRQEERIQKRFTQLQEQLKTSVGSPGLHAE, from the coding sequence ATGAGCGGAGAATTACCCCCACAGGTCCAGAACCAGATAGCACAACTGCAGCAGGTGCAGCAGCAAGCTCAGGCTCTGGCAAAACAAAAGAATCAGTTGGAGATCATGATCAAAGAATCTGATATGGCTCTTGATGAGCTTGAAAAGATCGATAATGATGTGCCCGTTTTTAAAAATGTTGGCACTTTTTTGATAAAAGCTGATAAGGACAAAACTGTAGAGGATCTGAAGGAAAAGAAGGAAACACTTGACTTACGACTTCAGACAATAAAAAGACAGGAAGAACGTATCCAGAAGCGGTTCACTCAATTACAGGAACAACTAAAGACATCTGTTGGCTCTCCAGGCTTGCATGCTGAGTAA
- a CDS encoding RNase P encodes MKILPPTLRESKRYMAFSLVAEDTITRKDFINEVLYSAATLFGDMGSSELGLRLLSFENNKGIIKCTADRVWESRAVLACVSSIRGARVRISILGISGTVLGATEKYLLTQNKTVAEPDREKNIKSKECKIVFDKNIVFGSIVNKNNDEIDLLSEDPKYKKILDRSNTKYLGITVFDLENKEID; translated from the coding sequence ATGAAGATCTTGCCTCCAACCCTCCGGGAATCTAAGAGATATATGGCATTTTCCCTGGTAGCTGAAGATACTATTACAAGGAAGGACTTTATCAATGAGGTCCTGTATTCGGCTGCCACGCTATTTGGAGACATGGGCAGCAGCGAACTGGGACTTCGCCTTCTTTCATTTGAAAACAACAAAGGTATTATCAAGTGTACGGCAGACCGGGTATGGGAATCAAGGGCAGTACTGGCTTGTGTTTCATCCATAAGAGGTGCCCGCGTTAGGATAAGCATACTGGGTATATCGGGTACGGTCCTGGGAGCAACAGAAAAGTATTTACTAACTCAAAACAAAACTGTTGCCGAACCAGATAGGGAAAAAAACATAAAATCAAAAGAATGTAAGATAGTATTTGACAAAAATATTGTTTTTGGCAGTATCGTTAACAAGAATAATGACGAAATTGATTTATTGTCAGAAGACCCAAAATATAAGAAGATATTAGACCGTTCAAATACCAAATATCTTGGTATAACGGTTTTTGATTTGGAGAATAAGGAGATTGATTGA
- a CDS encoding sulfurtransferase TusA family protein, with protein sequence MTDIVADFELDVRGECCPYPLVRTKKQVDSLAPGEILKVIADDPVAPQNIDQWSKKSGNKLLAVEQQDGEYIIFVEKT encoded by the coding sequence GTGACAGATATTGTAGCTGATTTCGAGCTGGATGTAAGGGGGGAATGCTGCCCCTATCCACTTGTCAGGACAAAAAAACAGGTAGATAGCTTAGCGCCAGGTGAAATACTTAAGGTGATCGCTGATGATCCGGTTGCGCCCCAGAATATTGACCAGTGGTCAAAAAAAAGCGGTAATAAACTACTTGCAGTTGAACAGCAGGACGGAGAATACATCATCTTCGTTGAAAAGACATAA
- a CDS encoding 50S ribosomal protein L37ae yields MAKKFTRKGRKTRSAGRFGVRYGTKNRKLVADIEERMRQGYKCPECGIIAIRRTDTGIWSCKKCNHTFSGGTYVPRTSVGLVATRSLKKAMETDVFDKYEELVPEAEIEETLAVSEDVVSEIESDSDITEPL; encoded by the coding sequence ATGGCAAAAAAATTTACCCGTAAAGGACGTAAGACCCGTTCCGCTGGTAGGTTTGGTGTACGTTACGGCACAAAAAACCGCAAGCTGGTTGCAGATATTGAAGAACGTATGAGACAGGGATATAAATGTCCCGAGTGTGGGATTATTGCAATTCGTCGTACCGATACTGGTATTTGGAGCTGTAAGAAATGTAACCATACTTTCTCAGGTGGCACATATGTACCCCGGACATCAGTTGGTTTGGTAGCTACCCGTTCTTTGAAGAAAGCTATGGAAACAGATGTATTTGATAAATATGAAGAGTTGGTCCCTGAAGCTGAAATTGAAGAGACACTGGCAGTATCCGAAGACGTTGTTTCTGAAATAGAATCTGATTCAGATATAACTGAACCTTTGTAA
- a CDS encoding exosome complex protein Rrp42, whose product MNQEIVSIIQKDHLYNLMLRGERLDGRGFEETREIKMETGLINKAEGSARVELGDTKIIAGVKIQPGTPFPDTPDKGVIITSLELIPLASPEFESGPPREGAIELARVVDRGVRESGAIDLSKLCIKEGEKVWMIFIDVHVLDAGGNIMDAAALGAIAALLTAKIPGKRYGEGEDIPLPIRDIPISVTAVDIAGGIVFDPSLEEERAANCTLTVITNQKGAISGMQKSGNGSLTTDQINHIVEVAAKKAQEIREKFLEI is encoded by the coding sequence ATGAATCAGGAAATTGTTTCAATAATTCAGAAAGATCACCTATATAATCTTATGCTCAGGGGCGAGCGCCTGGATGGTCGTGGTTTTGAAGAGACCAGGGAGATCAAGATGGAGACTGGTCTTATTAATAAAGCAGAAGGTTCTGCCCGTGTAGAACTTGGTGACACCAAGATAATCGCAGGTGTGAAGATACAACCTGGAACTCCTTTCCCTGACACTCCGGATAAAGGTGTTATAATTACCAGTTTGGAACTGATCCCGCTAGCTTCCCCGGAATTTGAATCAGGACCACCGAGGGAAGGTGCCATTGAACTTGCAAGGGTCGTAGACCGGGGGGTCAGAGAATCAGGCGCAATTGATTTAAGCAAGTTGTGTATTAAAGAGGGGGAGAAAGTCTGGATGATCTTCATTGATGTCCATGTGCTTGATGCCGGCGGCAATATTATGGATGCAGCAGCATTGGGTGCAATAGCAGCTCTGCTAACAGCTAAAATTCCTGGTAAGCGCTATGGAGAAGGTGAAGATATACCATTACCGATTAGAGATATACCCATATCAGTAACAGCAGTCGATATAGCAGGTGGGATTGTATTTGATCCATCCCTTGAAGAGGAAAGAGCTGCAAATTGCACGTTAACTGTAATAACAAATCAGAAAGGTGCAATTTCAGGTATGCAAAAAAGCGGTAATGGTTCATTGACCACAGATCAGATTAATCATATAGTGGAAGTCGCCGCCAAAAAGGCGCAGGAAATAAGAGAAAAATTCCTGGAGATTTAA
- a CDS encoding RNA-binding protein: MDKRIVIPGDFLSDDVKKAGEGTFIQEGKVYANLYGLVNEKNKIRVVPISGKYFPSAGDLIIATVSEITFSNWIMDIKAPYEGLLHISEYPRRIESDEMMKYLNVGDSVLVMVKEVSPSMKIELTMRDSRLKRIINGRLIEVTPSKVPRIIGRGGSMISMLKNATKCNIFVGQNGVIWITGKERGVDKAIETITLIETQAHTNGLTDRISKFLKGNETSEVDQESPDILNELLD, from the coding sequence ATGGATAAACGAATCGTAATCCCGGGCGATTTTCTTTCAGATGATGTCAAAAAGGCGGGTGAAGGTACTTTTATTCAGGAAGGTAAAGTGTACGCGAACCTGTATGGACTTGTCAATGAGAAGAACAAGATCAGGGTAGTCCCAATATCAGGGAAATATTTTCCTTCTGCAGGCGATTTGATCATTGCCACAGTGAGCGAGATCACATTTTCAAACTGGATCATGGATATAAAAGCACCTTACGAGGGCTTGCTTCATATATCAGAGTACCCAAGACGAATTGAGTCAGATGAAATGATGAAATACCTGAACGTGGGCGATTCAGTCCTCGTGATGGTAAAAGAGGTGTCACCTTCCATGAAGATCGAACTTACTATGAGAGACAGCAGGTTAAAACGTATCATCAATGGCAGGCTTATAGAAGTTACACCTTCAAAGGTACCAAGGATCATAGGCAGGGGAGGTTCTATGATTAGCATGTTGAAAAATGCAACTAAGTGCAATATTTTCGTAGGACAAAATGGGGTAATATGGATCACGGGTAAGGAAAGGGGTGTGGATAAGGCTATAGAGACCATAACTCTGATAGAAACACAAGCCCACACGAACGGACTTACCGATCGGATCAGCAAGTTCTTGAAAGGAAATGAGACGAGTGAAGTTGATCAGGAAAGTCCAGATATTTTAAACGAGCTTCTGGACTGA
- a CDS encoding DsrE family protein translates to MKKNIAVIIRHAPFRTIRNKESLRMCVGATLEDNEVTVIFLGPGVVSAGNIQPAIIDAPDLEPEFETFSMINIRRLAEQGAITKYNTDLRDGIETVDKNEIARILAESDVVIPW, encoded by the coding sequence ATGAAAAAGAATATTGCAGTGATCATAAGGCATGCACCGTTCAGGACAATCAGGAACAAGGAAAGCCTCAGGATGTGCGTGGGTGCGACACTGGAGGACAATGAGGTTACTGTGATATTCTTAGGTCCGGGAGTGGTTAGTGCCGGGAATATCCAACCAGCCATCATTGATGCACCTGACCTTGAACCGGAATTTGAAACCTTCAGTATGATAAATATCAGGCGCCTGGCAGAGCAGGGTGCCATTACGAAATACAATACAGATCTACGGGATGGCATTGAGACCGTTGATAAGAATGAGATTGCACGGATACTGGCCGAAAGTGATGTGGTAATACCATGGTAG
- a CDS encoding exosome complex exonuclease Rrp41, whose product MNDKPEKFIDDNGLRLDGRKANQIRDIKIEVGVLSRADGSCYLEMGNNKVIAAVYGPREVHPRHQQKSTKAIVRYKYNMASFSVEDRKRPGPDRRSIEVSKVSREALEDMVFTEYFPKSAIDIFVEVLQADAGTRTAAINAASVALADAGIPMRGLVSACAVGKVDETLVLDLNKDEDNYGQADMPIAMTPDGKITLLQMDGNLTLEQFKEALEMAQEGCRQVYEFQREALLDYYAKKEEIEEIAVVEEAPEEVIEESVAEAVEVEGVKAADAKEAESDKEIEEDVEEESTQTSETSDTSEEETTETEEPEEEDESIIDESDKKEEAF is encoded by the coding sequence ATGAACGATAAACCAGAAAAGTTCATAGATGATAATGGTCTTCGTCTTGACGGCAGAAAGGCGAACCAGATCAGAGACATAAAAATTGAAGTGGGAGTGCTCAGCCGGGCTGACGGTTCATGTTATCTTGAAATGGGTAACAATAAGGTAATTGCAGCAGTTTACGGGCCAAGAGAAGTTCATCCCAGGCATCAGCAGAAATCTACCAAGGCAATAGTCCGATACAAATATAATATGGCTTCCTTTTCAGTGGAAGATCGAAAACGTCCCGGACCGGATCGCAGAAGCATAGAGGTTTCAAAAGTTAGCAGGGAAGCCCTTGAAGATATGGTTTTTACTGAATATTTCCCAAAATCTGCTATTGATATTTTTGTAGAGGTTCTGCAAGCAGATGCAGGGACAAGAACTGCAGCAATAAACGCTGCTTCAGTAGCCTTAGCAGATGCAGGTATTCCAATGAGGGGACTTGTCAGTGCATGTGCTGTGGGAAAAGTGGATGAAACATTAGTGTTGGACCTGAATAAGGATGAGGATAATTATGGTCAGGCAGATATGCCTATAGCCATGACCCCTGATGGAAAGATCACTTTACTGCAAATGGACGGCAATTTGACCCTGGAACAGTTTAAAGAAGCTCTGGAAATGGCTCAGGAAGGATGCAGACAGGTATATGAGTTCCAGAGAGAAGCACTTCTGGATTATTATGCCAAAAAGGAAGAGATAGAAGAGATAGCAGTTGTTGAGGAAGCACCTGAAGAAGTAATTGAAGAATCAGTGGCTGAAGCGGTTGAAGTTGAAGGGGTAAAAGCTGCAGATGCTAAAGAAGCCGAATCAGATAAAGAGATCGAAGAGGACGTTGAAGAAGAATCAACCCAAACCTCAGAGACTTCTGACACCTCTGAAGAGGAAACCACTGAAACCGAAGAACCAGAAGAGGAAGACGAGAGTATTATTGATGAATCTGACAAGAAGGAGGAGGCATTTTAA
- the psmA gene encoding archaeal proteasome endopeptidase complex subunit alpha — translation MQMAPQMGYDRAITVFSPDGRLFQVEYAREAVKRGTTAVGVKAVDGVVLLVDKRVTSKLLVAESIEKIFQLDDHMGAATSGLVADARALIDRARVEAQINKVSYDEPIGVEVLAKKICDFKQTYTQYGGVRPFGTALLIAGVEDSEARLFETDPSGALLEYNATGIGAGRAEVMEVFEEKYHNDIKLEEAIILGLEALHNTTEGRFDAATIEVGLVELEPKLFKKLSPEEVAIYVQVVLDSKSSEQESEKEESSEETPE, via the coding sequence ATGCAGATGGCACCTCAAATGGGATATGATAGGGCAATTACAGTTTTCAGCCCTGACGGGAGATTGTTTCAGGTAGAATATGCAAGGGAAGCAGTGAAAAGGGGTACTACAGCTGTAGGGGTAAAAGCAGTAGATGGTGTAGTATTACTAGTTGATAAACGCGTGACCAGCAAACTGCTGGTAGCAGAGTCCATTGAAAAGATATTCCAGCTTGATGACCATATGGGTGCGGCAACTTCAGGTCTTGTTGCTGACGCCAGGGCCCTGATCGACAGGGCAAGGGTTGAAGCCCAGATTAATAAAGTATCATATGACGAACCGATTGGAGTAGAAGTACTTGCCAAGAAGATATGTGATTTCAAACAGACTTATACCCAATATGGAGGCGTCAGGCCATTCGGAACTGCTCTGTTAATTGCTGGTGTTGAAGATAGCGAAGCAAGATTATTCGAGACAGATCCTAGTGGCGCTCTACTTGAATATAATGCTACAGGGATTGGTGCGGGCCGTGCCGAGGTAATGGAAGTCTTCGAAGAGAAATATCATAATGATATCAAATTGGAAGAAGCAATAATACTTGGTCTGGAAGCCCTGCATAATACCACGGAAGGCAGGTTCGATGCAGCTACCATTGAGGTGGGTTTGGTAGAACTTGAACCAAAATTATTCAAAAAACTGAGCCCGGAAGAAGTGGCCATTTACGTACAGGTTGTACTGGATTCTAAATCTTCAGAACAAGAATCCGAAAAAGAAGAAAGTAGTGAAGAGACACCTGAATAA
- a CDS encoding DNA-directed RNA polymerase subunit P, translating to MVYICTRCKHSVEIDYEVMGIRCPYCGHRILMKQRPTLIKRVDAV from the coding sequence ATGGTATACATTTGTACCAGGTGCAAACATTCTGTCGAGATAGATTATGAAGTGATGGGTATCAGGTGTCCTTATTGCGGGCACCGGATATTGATGAAGCAAAGACCCACGCTTATTAAAAGGGTAGATGCAGTTTAA
- a CDS encoding DUF434 domain-containing protein, with amino-acid sequence MLNLEAAVSEIRYLLERGYPKQSAITYVCNHHMLDLEIRHVFTRVLYPQSTITSRRAKTVGCGDIDNNEVWIDGYNILIGVESAVRGDSVYLCDDGFLRDTRGVFRNFHSSDDTEQALHELLSVLALHNPERVEIVFDSQISKSREMVRQVDKKMKDMGISGCARTSKHTDFDLKKCNKMVATSDGGIIDVVEHVVNLQSCIMEQLKIKPINIKGLIP; translated from the coding sequence ATGCTCAATCTGGAAGCTGCTGTCAGTGAAATCCGTTATCTTCTTGAGAGAGGTTATCCCAAGCAGAGTGCCATCACGTATGTCTGCAATCATCACATGTTGGATCTGGAGATCAGGCATGTTTTTACAAGGGTTCTGTACCCGCAGAGCACTATCACCAGCCGCAGGGCAAAAACAGTGGGCTGCGGTGATATTGATAATAATGAGGTCTGGATAGACGGGTATAATATCCTTATCGGGGTGGAATCTGCCGTACGAGGGGACTCTGTTTATCTATGCGATGACGGGTTTTTAAGGGATACCAGGGGCGTGTTCAGGAATTTTCACTCCTCGGATGATACTGAACAGGCACTCCATGAGCTATTAAGTGTGTTAGCTTTACATAATCCTGAAAGGGTTGAAATAGTATTTGACAGCCAGATAAGCAAGAGTAGAGAGATGGTCCGCCAGGTAGATAAGAAAATGAAAGATATGGGAATTTCAGGATGTGCCAGGACATCGAAACATACGGACTTTGACCTTAAGAAGTGCAATAAGATGGTAGCTACTTCGGATGGTGGGATTATTGATGTGGTTGAGCATGTTGTCAATCTTCAATCCTGTATAATGGAACAATTAAAGATCAAGCCCATTAACATTAAAGGACTGATACCATGA
- a CDS encoding RimK family alpha-L-glutamate ligase, with protein sequence MKRIGIAVTESRDWTAHAIYSAVTETGNNPFMFRLHDVSTELVADIHITTGDLDLETLDAVIVRDVGGGGGEDMSYRFDVLCNLERSGVLIVNPPEAIQVSANKHMASYLFNKHNLPTPETMITADINEAFIAIRKWGRAVVKPIFGFKGQDIHCSKDNDRTRKVLQNALDKRGVLYLQQYIPNPGRDIRAFVVDDHVAGAIYRAAPSGSWISNLSRGGTPEPCTVTSEIGELACGAAQVVGAVYAGVDMVEGPDGLSILEVNGTPSARGIFEACGVDVTREIVQVVSKL encoded by the coding sequence ATGAAACGCATAGGAATTGCAGTGACGGAATCCCGGGATTGGACCGCACATGCTATATATAGTGCCGTAACCGAGACCGGCAATAATCCCTTCATGTTCAGGCTTCATGATGTCAGTACAGAACTGGTGGCAGATATTCACATCACCACAGGGGACCTTGACCTGGAAACACTGGATGCGGTCATTGTACGGGATGTGGGTGGTGGGGGTGGTGAAGATATGTCCTACCGGTTTGATGTGCTGTGTAACCTGGAAAGGTCGGGTGTGTTGATAGTAAATCCTCCTGAGGCCATTCAGGTATCAGCCAATAAACACATGGCATCATATCTATTTAATAAGCATAATCTTCCCACACCTGAAACAATGATAACAGCAGATATTAACGAGGCATTTATAGCTATTAGAAAATGGGGTAGAGCAGTAGTAAAACCTATTTTTGGATTTAAGGGGCAGGATATTCATTGTTCAAAGGATAATGACAGAACCAGGAAAGTACTGCAAAATGCTCTTGATAAACGGGGAGTTTTGTATCTGCAGCAGTATATTCCAAATCCGGGTAGGGATATCAGGGCATTTGTGGTGGACGACCATGTGGCAGGAGCCATCTACAGGGCTGCACCTTCAGGTTCATGGATAAGCAATCTGTCAAGGGGCGGGACTCCTGAACCCTGTACCGTGACCTCTGAGATTGGAGAACTGGCTTGCGGTGCTGCACAAGTAGTGGGTGCAGTATATGCCGGAGTGGACATGGTAGAGGGGCCTGATGGATTGAGCATTTTAGAGGTAAATGGCACGCCTTCCGCGAGGGGTATATTTGAAGCATGTGGTGTGGATGTGACCAGAGAGATAGTGCAAGTTGTAAGTAAATTATAA
- a CDS encoding sulfurtransferase TusB → MVGILHIIKRHGDDIALDIIREQLKFGSISVLLMQDGVIDCDKLDLDVIIYASKTDVVARGIKTWIKLLDYDEIVDLIFNSEKVICW, encoded by the coding sequence ATGGTAGGAATTCTACATATCATCAAACGTCATGGTGATGATATTGCACTTGACATCATTCGAGAGCAGCTTAAATTTGGGAGTATATCGGTACTTCTGATGCAGGACGGGGTGATTGATTGCGATAAGTTGGATCTGGATGTAATCATATATGCTTCAAAAACAGACGTGGTTGCAAGGGGGATTAAGACCTGGATAAAATTGCTTGATTATGATGAGATCGTTGATCTGATATTTAATTCTGAAAAAGTAATTTGCTGGTGA
- a CDS encoding ribosome assembly factor SBDS has translation MVTLDDAVIARLKKGGKQFEVYVDPEGAFSLKRGDDIDIENILAAEEVFENASRGDRPAEEDIDSTFETKDIYEIAKHIILHGEIHLTTEQRKRILDEKKRKIISFIAANAINPQTKTPHPPARIEHAMEEAGVHIDPIKSVDEQVNIVMKAIRPVIPIRFEEVNIAVKISKEYAPKAYGSIAKFGTLKKEEWQNDGSWIGVITIPAGLQDDFFGLANSLTKGSAELKILK, from the coding sequence ATGGTCACGTTAGATGATGCAGTAATTGCAAGGTTAAAAAAAGGGGGTAAACAATTCGAAGTATATGTTGACCCTGAAGGAGCATTTTCCCTTAAAAGAGGAGATGATATCGATATAGAAAATATCCTGGCTGCTGAAGAAGTATTTGAAAATGCCAGTAGAGGGGATCGTCCTGCAGAAGAGGATATTGACAGCACTTTTGAGACAAAAGATATCTATGAAATTGCAAAACATATAATTTTGCACGGTGAGATCCACCTGACAACAGAGCAGCGAAAGAGAATATTGGATGAGAAAAAGCGAAAAATAATCAGTTTTATTGCTGCAAATGCTATTAATCCTCAAACAAAGACACCCCACCCTCCTGCCCGGATAGAGCACGCAATGGAAGAAGCAGGTGTGCATATAGACCCCATTAAAAGCGTTGATGAGCAGGTAAATATCGTAATGAAAGCGATCAGACCTGTGATACCTATCCGTTTTGAAGAAGTGAATATCGCTGTCAAGATCAGTAAAGAGTATGCTCCAAAAGCATATGGGTCGATAGCAAAATTTGGCACCTTAAAAAAAGAAGAATGGCAAAACGATGGTTCGTGGATCGGTGTGATCACTATCCCGGCAGGGTTGCAGGATGACTTTTTCGGTCTGGCCAACAGCCTTACCAAAGGAAGTGCTGAACTCAAAATTTTAAAATGA
- a CDS encoding DHH family phosphoesterase, which produces MEVDEFGFYNRLLDYTNILFLCHRNADPDAVGSAYTLAEAIGGVVGVVDGCNRVANMIVKSLDITVIENPDPKNYDFTVIVDTSTKAQLAGVELSEYAVVDHHSTCSLKNDAKFYIHKNASSTAEIVFDILQCMEAPIMRKPAIALITGIITDTGNFKYASPKSFRTMAQIIESSGVNYGEVVDILASTPQDISMRIATLKAAMRANIHRVGEFIIVTSIISSFGGAAAGVLTHIGADVAFVGAADKDDLIRISGRARRNAIDAGINLGKILEEVSGNFNGTGGGHDGAAGLDVNGGEVNDILQKCVDISIRVLEEKTDNSNSN; this is translated from the coding sequence ATGGAAGTCGACGAGTTCGGTTTTTATAACCGGCTCCTGGATTATACTAATATTCTTTTTCTCTGCCACCGTAATGCTGACCCGGATGCAGTAGGCAGTGCATATACATTAGCGGAGGCCATAGGTGGAGTGGTGGGGGTCGTTGACGGGTGCAACCGGGTGGCCAACATGATCGTAAAATCACTAGATATTACTGTGATTGAAAATCCTGACCCTAAAAACTATGATTTTACTGTGATCGTGGATACCAGTACAAAGGCCCAATTAGCAGGAGTGGAATTATCTGAATATGCAGTTGTGGACCATCATTCCACATGTTCCCTAAAGAATGATGCAAAGTTCTATATCCACAAGAATGCCAGTTCCACAGCCGAGATCGTATTTGACATTCTTCAGTGTATGGAGGCACCGATCATGCGAAAACCTGCTATAGCCCTTATTACAGGTATAATCACAGATACAGGTAATTTCAAATATGCATCACCCAAATCATTCAGGACAATGGCCCAGATAATCGAATCCAGTGGAGTGAATTATGGTGAAGTGGTAGACATCCTGGCATCCACACCACAGGATATCAGCATGAGGATCGCCACCCTGAAAGCTGCTATGCGAGCCAATATCCACAGGGTCGGAGAATTTATCATTGTTACCAGTATCATCAGTTCTTTTGGCGGGGCTGCAGCAGGTGTATTGACACATATAGGTGCTGACGTGGCATTTGTGGGTGCCGCCGATAAGGACGATCTGATCAGGATAAGCGGCAGGGCAAGGCGCAATGCCATTGATGCGGGGATCAACCTGGGCAAGATATTAGAAGAGGTCAGCGGTAATTTTAACGGTACGGGCGGCGGTCATGATGGTGCAGCAGGGCTTGATGTGAATGGCGGAGAAGTCAATGATATACTTCAGAAGTGTGTGGACATTTCTATCAGGGTTCTAGAAGAAAAAACAGATAATTCAAATAGTAATTGA
- a CDS encoding DsrE family protein, translated as MKLGILLTTPPSHQNTHSVIEISKASRQKGHEVSIFMMADGVYNILHQPLLDLEKSGVSLSMCAHNASQRGLDRVEAVLWGSQYDLAALANCSDRFLTF; from the coding sequence ATGAAATTAGGAATACTGCTGACCACACCCCCATCGCATCAGAATACGCACAGCGTTATTGAGATCAGCAAGGCATCCAGGCAGAAAGGTCATGAAGTTAGCATTTTCATGATGGCAGATGGTGTGTATAATATTTTGCACCAGCCTTTGCTGGATCTGGAAAAGAGTGGTGTTTCCCTTTCAATGTGTGCTCATAACGCCTCCCAGCGGGGGCTTGACAGGGTTGAAGCTGTGCTGTGGGGCAGCCAGTATGATTTGGCTGCACTTGCCAATTGTAGTGACAGGTTTCTGACGTTTTAG
- a CDS encoding mRNA surveillance protein pelota: MRISKRTLKGREGEIALTPETLDDLWHLKYIIEPGDLVFALTKRRVEGATDKLRPEKIEKKPMRLGVRIESLEFHKFSNRLRLHGVIESGQDVGAYHTLNIEESTNLSVIKTWKNDQLERIKEAEAAAKRPRVVILTIEEGETSIGLVRHYGVEEYSTVKMGSGKGETSSREDFFNSVIKQLSQAASGTEAVIVAGPGFTKDDFMKHLETKNPELAVRSRTEDTVSIGISGFQEVLRRGAVDRIVEESRISKEARLIEELMAMIATNGAGVYGWDDVKRARDMGAVESLLITDELLREGREKGHDIDAFLLSIEHSRGKVVVFSTEFEPGHRLHNLGGIAALLRFNLEY, from the coding sequence ATGAGAATCAGTAAAAGAACACTCAAGGGCAGAGAAGGTGAGATCGCCCTGACACCTGAGACTCTTGACGACCTCTGGCATTTGAAATATATTATTGAGCCCGGAGATCTTGTATTTGCACTGACAAAACGCAGGGTAGAAGGGGCTACCGATAAACTGCGGCCTGAGAAGATTGAAAAAAAACCGATGCGTCTGGGAGTACGCATAGAAAGCCTGGAATTTCATAAATTCTCGAACCGCTTGCGTCTGCACGGGGTGATCGAGAGCGGCCAGGATGTAGGAGCATACCACACCCTGAATATTGAGGAAAGCACCAACCTGTCCGTGATCAAGACCTGGAAGAATGACCAGCTTGAGCGCATAAAGGAGGCCGAAGCAGCTGCAAAACGACCCCGGGTGGTGATCCTGACCATTGAGGAAGGGGAAACTTCAATCGGACTGGTACGCCATTATGGGGTGGAGGAATATTCCACTGTTAAAATGGGATCCGGCAAAGGAGAAACAAGCTCAAGGGAGGACTTCTTCAATTCAGTTATAAAGCAGCTGAGCCAGGCCGCAAGCGGCACCGAAGCAGTGATCGTGGCAGGCCCGGGGTTTACTAAGGACGATTTCATGAAACATCTGGAAACAAAAAATCCTGAACTGGCTGTGCGGTCCAGGACCGAGGATACTGTTTCCATTGGCATTTCCGGGTTCCAGGAGGTATTGCGCCGGGGTGCAGTGGACAGGATCGTGGAAGAATCAAGGATATCAAAGGAAGCCAGGCTGATCGAAGAATTGATGGCCATGATTGCCACAAATGGAGCGGGCGTATATGGCTGGGATGATGTGAAGCGAGCCAGGGATATGGGAGCTGTGGAGTCACTTCTCATAACAGATGAGCTGCTTAGAGAAGGTCGTGAGAAGGGGCATGATATCGATGCTTTTCTCTTGAGTATCGAGCATAGCAGGGGAAAGGTTGTGGTCTTCAGTACTGAGTTTGAGCCAGGACACAGGTTGCACAACCTTGGCGGTATAGCTGCCCTGCTAAGGTTCAATCTGGAATATTGA